From a region of the Candidatus Eisenbacteria bacterium genome:
- a CDS encoding peptidyl-tRNA hydrolase: protein MDALSKRVGRFAGFRRDGGSLRGDGRAGRHKVLLVKPQEYMNRSGATIRALLAEGWIASEILVIYDDVYLPFGTLRVRARGGTAGHQGLESILEATGSEEFPRLRIGVGPAPPSEELPEYVLGRFSEEERAGVPRVIEAAAECAFDAAAEGLTQAMNRWNRFGRDTTEERGDDETV, encoded by the coding sequence GTGGACGCGCTGTCGAAGCGAGTCGGTCGCTTCGCGGGCTTCCGCCGGGACGGTGGGTCGCTTCGCGGCGACGGGCGCGCGGGGCGTCACAAGGTGCTCCTGGTCAAGCCTCAGGAGTATATGAATCGAAGCGGAGCGACGATCCGCGCGCTTCTCGCGGAGGGGTGGATCGCTTCGGAGATTCTGGTGATCTACGACGACGTGTATCTGCCGTTCGGGACGCTTCGTGTTCGCGCCCGCGGCGGAACGGCGGGGCATCAAGGGCTCGAGTCGATCTTGGAAGCGACCGGGTCCGAGGAATTTCCGAGGCTTCGTATCGGCGTCGGTCCGGCGCCGCCCTCGGAAGAGCTCCCGGAGTACGTCCTGGGACGCTTCTCGGAAGAGGAGCGGGCGGGCGTGCCGCGGGTGATCGAGGCGGCGGCCGAGTGCGCGTTCGACGCGGCCGCAGAAGGTCTGACGCAAGCCATGAACCGTTGGAATCGGTTCGGACGCGATACCACGGAGGAGCGAGGGGACGATGAAACTGTATGA
- the rpsF gene encoding 30S ribosomal protein S6, which translates to MKLYETTVVFDPGLEEARVNEEVERITQPIAQAGGEVIEVQRWGKRKLAYMIRKRRDGTYVHVKHKSPPELIAEMDRRFRLNESVLRHLTVLAVKESRKTLAAAAEAAAKAAEAASASPVAAAPAAE; encoded by the coding sequence ATGAAACTGTATGAAACGACGGTGGTCTTCGACCCCGGCCTCGAGGAGGCGCGGGTGAACGAAGAGGTGGAGAGGATCACGCAGCCGATTGCGCAGGCGGGCGGCGAGGTGATCGAAGTGCAGCGTTGGGGCAAGCGCAAGCTCGCCTACATGATCCGCAAGCGCCGGGACGGCACGTACGTTCACGTCAAGCACAAGAGTCCGCCCGAGCTGATCGCGGAGATGGACCGCCGCTTTCGGCTGAACGAGAGCGTGCTCCGGCATCTCACGGTGCTTGCCGTAAAGGAATCGAGGAAGACCCTGGCAGCGGCCGCGGAAGCCGCGGCGAAGGCCGCCGAGGCAGCCTCGGCGAGCCCGGTCGCGGCAGCGCCGGCGGCGGAGTAG
- the rpsR gene encoding 30S ribosomal protein S18, giving the protein MAREGEARSFRRKFCKLCFDKVDRIDYKDDRRLTRFITDRGKIVPRRISGTCARHQSQITEAVKRARILALLPFTSEQYR; this is encoded by the coding sequence ATGGCTCGCGAAGGCGAAGCGAGATCGTTTCGACGTAAGTTCTGCAAGCTCTGTTTCGACAAGGTGGACCGGATCGATTACAAGGATGACCGGCGGCTTACGCGGTTCATCACCGACCGCGGGAAGATCGTGCCGCGCCGGATCTCGGGCACGTGCGCCCGTCACCAGTCTCAGATTACCGAGGCCGTGAAGCGCGCCCGCATCCTGGCGCTCCTCCCGTTCACGAGTGAGCAATACCGCTGA
- a CDS encoding DUF2232 domain-containing protein, with protein MSNTADAGRPAALLEGARAVGVLLLGAGLIAAASSDVPAPIPWAYGLLPVGILWLARRVGLLLGALAATATLGAVYSAGLREPSQLFFVAVLAGSGLCLASCARRGVGASTTLVLSATPVLAVGAAYLIFGGLDELSRLLALRIEELRRLESEHRVSQALGLSAADFELALEKTGKIWTLLLPSLFALKWVLVMAINCWLASVLFQDEEGFPSFAEFSTWRVHRAGAWAVALALVLIVTQVKPAVEAGVNLAFPLAVAYTIQGFAVARFMSIAFELRGIIQAAILILIVLMPILLVVFLGIGFFDAWYDFRRRAVLGPSGSLGDGSGGDEG; from the coding sequence GTGAGCAATACCGCTGACGCCGGCCGGCCGGCCGCCCTCCTCGAGGGCGCCCGCGCCGTCGGCGTTCTGCTGCTCGGCGCGGGGCTGATCGCGGCCGCTTCGAGCGATGTACCGGCCCCGATCCCCTGGGCGTACGGCCTTCTTCCGGTCGGCATCCTCTGGCTCGCGCGGCGCGTGGGATTGCTCCTCGGAGCGCTCGCGGCAACGGCGACCCTGGGGGCGGTCTACTCCGCGGGGCTCCGCGAGCCGTCGCAGCTCTTCTTCGTGGCCGTGCTGGCGGGATCGGGATTGTGTCTCGCTTCCTGCGCGCGCCGCGGAGTGGGCGCCTCGACGACGCTCGTGCTCTCCGCGACGCCGGTGCTGGCCGTGGGAGCCGCGTATCTCATCTTCGGCGGGCTGGACGAGCTGAGCCGCCTTCTCGCGCTCCGGATCGAGGAGTTGCGCCGCCTCGAGAGCGAGCACCGGGTGTCGCAGGCGCTCGGTCTCTCGGCCGCCGATTTCGAGCTGGCGCTCGAAAAGACCGGGAAGATCTGGACTCTGCTTCTGCCGTCGCTGTTTGCCTTGAAGTGGGTCCTGGTCATGGCGATCAACTGCTGGCTCGCGTCGGTGCTGTTCCAGGACGAGGAGGGGTTCCCGTCCTTCGCGGAGTTCTCCACGTGGAGGGTCCATCGCGCGGGGGCCTGGGCGGTGGCGTTGGCGCTGGTCCTGATCGTGACGCAGGTGAAGCCGGCGGTGGAAGCCGGGGTGAACCTCGCCTTTCCGCTCGCGGTGGCGTACACCATCCAGGGCTTCGCGGTCGCGCGGTTCATGTCGATCGCGTTCGAGCTTCGTGGGATCATTCAGGCGGCGATCCTGATTTTGATCGTTCTCATGCCGATTCTCCTGGTCGTGTTTTTGGGGATCGGCTTTTTCGACGCGTGGTACGATTTCCGCCGCCGCGCCGTGCTGGGCCCCTCGGGCTCGCTCGGCGACGGTAGTGGCGGCGACGAAGGCTAG
- a CDS encoding 50S ribosomal protein L9, protein MEIILLEDITGLGKRGAAVRVADGYARNYLLPRKKAIAATGNSQAVFRDRERARVSLEQKQRQSAETLRDRLAGVSLQFSAQVGEEDQLYGSITVVDIQDALKAQGYDVERKNIRLAEPLKALGVFEVPVHLFQDVEAPVKVWVVRK, encoded by the coding sequence ATGGAGATCATTCTGCTCGAGGACATCACGGGGCTGGGGAAGCGCGGAGCGGCCGTGCGCGTCGCCGACGGCTATGCCCGAAACTATCTGCTGCCGCGCAAGAAGGCGATCGCGGCGACCGGAAACTCGCAGGCCGTGTTCCGGGATCGGGAGCGGGCGCGGGTTTCCCTGGAACAGAAGCAGCGTCAGTCGGCGGAGACCCTTCGCGATCGACTGGCCGGCGTCTCGCTCCAGTTCAGCGCCCAGGTGGGCGAGGAGGACCAGCTCTACGGGTCGATCACGGTGGTCGACATCCAGGACGCGCTCAAGGCCCAGGGCTACGACGTGGAGCGAAAGAATATCCGGCTGGCGGAACCGCTGAAGGCGCTCGGGGTGTTCGAGGTGCCGGTTCATCTATTCCAGGACGTCGAGGCGCCCGTGAAAGTGTGGGTTGTGCGGAAATGA
- a CDS encoding tetratricopeptide repeat protein gives MIRQVKSNGRPPRSLAPLLLALLSLSASFLIGCSGGPKPAQGTGAASRPGAAGKAKVWRPAGHDTLGPTLAIVGGRRITRHDVDSLIATAPPSAQSQLRDPDGYRDVVKRMVVQEAVYNAAVRAGLERDSSYLAQVKLSSRDLLMRRFYEMKIQALPAIEDSGLKTYYEAHQQEFAIHARAKVRHIVVPTRAKALEIRRALEKGALWDQTCAKYSTDKATKGDGGLIGWVAKDSDLVPGIGKAPAIVAAAYSLPIDQISQPLQGVSGWHLIRVETREDETVQPFEATKSRIATRLKSEQREKYGKTFTDSLLQSSATIFDDSIKVALKPSKTAEDYFKEAQAAVTPLQRIELYKELVKRYPDEKVSIQAQFMIGFTYAEEMGEYDLARREFEEFLRVHPDSELAGSAKWMIENMGLPGPDLKDDDSGGEGGTSAGPDSGRAGPGGSK, from the coding sequence ATGATTCGACAGGTTAAATCGAACGGACGCCCGCCCCGCTCCCTGGCGCCGCTCCTGCTCGCGCTCCTCTCGCTCTCCGCCTCGTTTCTGATCGGGTGTTCCGGCGGCCCGAAGCCGGCCCAAGGCACGGGCGCCGCCTCGCGTCCCGGCGCAGCCGGGAAGGCAAAGGTCTGGCGGCCGGCCGGGCACGATACGCTCGGGCCGACCCTCGCGATCGTGGGCGGCAGAAGGATCACCCGCCACGACGTGGACTCCCTGATCGCCACCGCGCCGCCGTCGGCTCAGAGCCAGCTGCGCGATCCGGACGGATATCGTGACGTGGTCAAGCGGATGGTCGTCCAGGAAGCGGTGTACAACGCCGCGGTGCGCGCCGGCCTCGAGCGGGACTCATCCTACCTGGCGCAGGTCAAGCTCAGCTCGCGCGACCTCCTCATGCGACGGTTCTACGAGATGAAGATCCAGGCCCTCCCCGCGATCGAGGACTCGGGGCTCAAGACGTACTACGAGGCGCATCAGCAGGAATTCGCGATCCATGCCCGCGCAAAGGTCCGCCACATCGTCGTGCCGACCCGGGCGAAGGCGCTGGAGATCCGGCGGGCGCTCGAGAAGGGGGCCCTCTGGGATCAGACCTGCGCGAAGTACTCGACCGACAAGGCCACCAAGGGCGACGGCGGGCTCATCGGCTGGGTCGCCAAGGACAGCGATCTCGTGCCCGGAATCGGGAAGGCGCCCGCGATCGTGGCCGCGGCCTACTCCCTCCCGATCGACCAGATCAGTCAGCCGCTCCAGGGCGTGTCCGGCTGGCACTTGATCCGGGTCGAGACGCGCGAAGACGAAACCGTCCAGCCGTTCGAGGCGACGAAATCGCGAATCGCGACGCGCCTCAAGTCGGAGCAGCGGGAGAAGTACGGGAAGACGTTCACCGACTCGCTCCTCCAGTCCAGCGCGACCATCTTCGACGACTCGATCAAGGTCGCCCTGAAGCCGAGCAAGACCGCGGAGGACTATTTCAAGGAGGCGCAGGCCGCGGTGACCCCGCTTCAGCGGATCGAGCTCTACAAGGAGCTCGTGAAGCGCTATCCCGACGAGAAGGTCTCGATCCAGGCGCAGTTCATGATCGGCTTCACGTACGCGGAGGAGATGGGGGAATACGACCTCGCCCGCAGGGAGTTCGAAGAGTTCCTCCGGGTCCATCCCGACTCGGAGCTCGCCGGGTCCGCGAAGTGGATGATCGAGAACATGGGATTGCCCGGCCCCGATTTGAAAGATGACGACTCCGGGGGCGAGGGCGGCACGTCGGCCGGCCCCGACTCGGGGAGGGCGGGACCGGGAGGATCGAAGTAG
- a CDS encoding bifunctional nuclease family protein, which translates to MSMIPVRVGGLAIDERSKSPVVILQEIEGTRVLPIWIGPNEATAIHMELVGKRYQRPLTHDLLVNVIESLKGKVSRVVITDLKDTTFFANIYLDGGSGAVPVDARPSDSIAVALRTRVPIFVVDEVFKKSARQPGTATPAEKSPEEKAEELRRYLEEMNPEDFGKWNPEDL; encoded by the coding sequence ATGAGCATGATCCCCGTTCGGGTGGGCGGTCTCGCCATCGACGAGCGATCGAAAAGCCCTGTGGTCATACTTCAAGAGATTGAAGGCACGCGGGTGCTCCCCATCTGGATCGGACCGAACGAGGCGACCGCGATTCACATGGAGCTGGTGGGGAAACGGTATCAGCGGCCGCTCACGCACGATCTCCTGGTCAACGTCATCGAATCCCTGAAAGGGAAGGTCTCGCGCGTGGTGATCACCGACCTCAAGGACACGACCTTCTTCGCCAACATCTACCTGGATGGGGGCTCGGGCGCGGTCCCAGTCGATGCCAGGCCCAGCGATTCGATCGCGGTCGCGCTCCGCACGCGGGTCCCGATCTTCGTCGTGGACGAGGTCTTCAAGAAGTCGGCGCGCCAGCCCGGTACGGCGACGCCCGCCGAGAAGTCCCCCGAGGAGAAGGCGGAGGAGCTGCGCCGCTACCTCGAGGAGATGAACCCCGAGGACTTCGGGAAGTGGAATCCCGAAGATCTCTAG
- a CDS encoding gamma carbonic anhydrase family protein, producing the protein MIAPLRGRAPVVPASAFIAPTAVVVGDVILGEESSVWYGSVLRGDVGPIRVGARTNIQDGCILHVTGGRSGLTVGSEVTAGHRAILHGATIRDRCLIGMGAIVLDDCEIGEESLVAAGCVVLEGTIVPPRSFVAGVPGVIRGAIPPAIHARLRESARHYVELAREHAALHAAR; encoded by the coding sequence GTGATCGCCCCGCTCCGCGGGCGGGCTCCGGTCGTCCCCGCGTCCGCCTTCATCGCGCCCACCGCCGTCGTGGTGGGCGACGTCATTTTGGGGGAGGAGTCGTCGGTATGGTATGGATCGGTCCTCCGCGGGGACGTCGGACCGATCCGAGTCGGGGCTCGAACGAACATCCAGGACGGCTGCATCCTCCACGTAACAGGCGGGCGCTCCGGGCTCACCGTCGGGAGCGAGGTCACGGCCGGCCATCGCGCGATTCTCCACGGCGCGACGATCCGCGACCGCTGTCTCATCGGAATGGGGGCGATCGTGCTCGATGATTGCGAGATCGGGGAGGAGTCGCTCGTCGCCGCGGGGTGCGTCGTGCTGGAAGGAACGATCGTGCCGCCCCGCTCCTTTGTAGCCGGCGTGCCGGGCGTTATCCGGGGCGCCATTCCGCCCGCCATTCACGCGCGGCTGCGCGAATCCGCTCGCCACTACGTCGAGCTGGCCCGCGAGCACGCGGCCCTCCATGCGGCGCGCTGA
- a CDS encoding amino acid ABC transporter substrate-binding protein produces MRRADRFRALAATGGFVGAAALLASLCGGASAPASPPAPKAAAPATAAPTATAPTTIVDRHYPSNRAGELKARLLERPKDSAAAAWALEYASSPEVARLDPMTRAAERAWAARLGLAAAPTDSARKVLQDIVDSMENCPLDSVAIKRAAQGLTRIGIVVPLSGRYERFGKTFVNGLRVAMEEHNRDWSPTLNLILHDSEADPLVGARKSRWLLKDHGVSLLVGEIFSANTAPLAAATQVLGAILISPSATNERLAILGDGVFQLHIGPAATAAALARQMAGESPHSTIAILAARTPDDSAQTIAVVKACDFSAVRVLGTRWVKEETADFTKPLQALKSKRPTALVLIGPPRMVGNVGAQIRTAWPDARILGFQSLDPEGLNEEARAGLEGATIFMDDYALEGAPRDSFQTRYIHVFREPPTRMSVRGYLTGLAIDRAIEAGCVTASQLREALRSQVYETPEGRKLRALRPVVPAFPERLVIRAGKAVPFQDAPVEP; encoded by the coding sequence ATGCGGCGCGCTGACCGGTTCCGCGCCCTGGCGGCGACGGGCGGCTTCGTTGGCGCGGCGGCCCTCCTTGCCTCGCTCTGCGGCGGGGCGTCCGCTCCCGCCTCTCCGCCCGCTCCGAAAGCGGCGGCGCCCGCCACGGCTGCGCCCACCGCGACGGCGCCCACGACGATCGTCGACCGCCACTATCCCTCGAACCGCGCCGGGGAGCTCAAGGCGCGGCTCCTCGAGCGCCCCAAGGATTCCGCCGCCGCGGCCTGGGCCCTCGAGTACGCGTCGTCGCCGGAGGTTGCGAGGCTCGACCCGATGACCCGCGCGGCGGAGCGCGCCTGGGCCGCGCGCCTGGGCCTCGCCGCGGCCCCGACCGACTCAGCCAGGAAAGTGCTTCAGGACATCGTCGACTCGATGGAGAATTGCCCACTCGATTCGGTCGCCATCAAGCGGGCCGCCCAGGGGCTCACGCGGATCGGGATCGTCGTTCCGCTCTCGGGTCGCTACGAGCGCTTTGGGAAGACCTTCGTGAACGGCCTCCGCGTCGCGATGGAAGAGCACAACCGCGATTGGTCCCCGACGCTCAACCTGATCCTCCACGATTCCGAGGCCGATCCCCTCGTGGGCGCCCGAAAATCGCGATGGCTGCTCAAGGATCACGGCGTGTCGCTCCTGGTCGGCGAGATCTTCAGCGCCAACACCGCGCCGCTCGCCGCCGCGACCCAGGTCCTGGGCGCCATCCTGATCTCGCCTTCGGCCACGAACGAGCGCCTCGCGATCCTCGGCGACGGGGTCTTCCAGCTCCACATCGGTCCCGCCGCCACGGCGGCGGCGCTCGCCCGGCAGATGGCCGGCGAGTCGCCGCACTCCACGATCGCGATCCTCGCGGCCCGGACGCCGGACGACTCCGCCCAGACGATCGCCGTCGTGAAGGCGTGCGATTTCTCGGCGGTCCGCGTGCTCGGGACCCGGTGGGTGAAGGAGGAAACCGCCGATTTCACGAAGCCGCTCCAGGCGCTGAAGAGCAAACGCCCCACGGCGCTCGTCCTGATCGGACCTCCACGGATGGTCGGGAACGTGGGGGCGCAGATTCGCACCGCCTGGCCCGACGCGCGCATCCTGGGCTTCCAGTCGCTCGATCCGGAGGGATTGAACGAGGAGGCGCGCGCCGGCCTGGAGGGAGCCACGATCTTCATGGACGATTACGCGCTGGAGGGCGCCCCGCGGGATTCGTTCCAGACGCGATACATCCACGTGTTCCGGGAGCCGCCCACGCGCATGTCGGTCCGGGGATACCTCACCGGCCTCGCCATCGATCGGGCGATCGAGGCGGGGTGCGTGACCGCGTCCCAGCTTCGGGAGGCCCTTCGGAGCCAGGTCTATGAGACGCCGGAGGGGCGCAAGCTGCGCGCGCTCCGCCCGGTCGTGCCCGCCTTCCCGGAGCGCCTCGTGATCCGCGCAGGGAAGGCCGTCCCCTTCCAAGACGCGCCGGTTGAGCCTTGA
- a CDS encoding ABC transporter substrate-binding protein: MDCKHLRHGGSKMIRLRTSLRPAVVLALAAATVLGCAKRENEIVIGEYGSLTGSTATFGVSTKNGIELYVDNVNAAGGVGGAKLHVIVEDDQSKPEEAATAVNKLVDQDGVVAVLGEVASSRSMAAAPICQQAGVPMITPSSTNPKVTELGDYIFRVCFIDPFQGQMIAKFAKSTRGLTKAAVFRDNKNDYSVGLANYFSEAFHAMGGAIVADEAYSEGDQDFRAQLTVIKAKHPQFIMVPGYYTEVGLIARQARELGITVPLLGGDGWVSDRLLEIAQDALNGSYFVNHYWVEDPNPAIQKFVTEYRARYNATPDGLAALGYDAAGVLTSALERLRQEDPAGFKALCGPRSDKQKPARAKLRDMIASTKDFPGVTGRISLDASRNAVKPAVFLGIENRAYKYVAAVEP, translated from the coding sequence ATGGATTGCAAACACTTACGCCATGGAGGCTCGAAGATGATCCGGCTTCGGACATCCCTGCGGCCCGCCGTCGTGCTCGCGCTCGCCGCGGCGACGGTTCTGGGCTGCGCCAAGCGAGAGAACGAGATCGTCATCGGAGAGTACGGCTCGCTGACCGGCAGCACGGCGACCTTTGGCGTCTCGACCAAGAACGGGATCGAGCTCTACGTCGACAACGTAAACGCCGCGGGCGGCGTGGGAGGAGCCAAGCTCCACGTCATTGTCGAGGACGATCAGTCGAAGCCCGAGGAGGCGGCCACGGCCGTGAACAAGCTGGTCGACCAGGACGGCGTCGTCGCGGTCCTGGGGGAGGTGGCCTCGAGCCGCAGCATGGCGGCGGCCCCGATCTGCCAGCAGGCGGGCGTTCCGATGATCACGCCCTCGTCCACGAACCCCAAGGTGACCGAGCTGGGCGACTACATCTTCCGCGTCTGCTTCATCGATCCATTCCAGGGACAGATGATCGCGAAATTCGCCAAGAGCACGCGCGGGCTGACCAAGGCCGCGGTCTTCCGCGACAACAAGAACGACTACTCGGTCGGGCTCGCGAACTACTTCTCCGAGGCATTCCACGCGATGGGCGGGGCCATCGTCGCCGACGAGGCCTACTCCGAAGGGGACCAGGACTTCCGAGCACAGCTCACCGTCATCAAGGCGAAGCATCCGCAGTTCATCATGGTCCCCGGCTACTACACCGAGGTCGGGCTGATCGCGCGGCAAGCCCGCGAGCTGGGGATCACCGTGCCGCTCCTGGGTGGAGACGGCTGGGTGTCGGATCGTCTGCTCGAGATCGCGCAGGATGCGCTGAACGGTTCCTACTTCGTGAATCACTACTGGGTGGAGGATCCCAACCCGGCGATCCAGAAGTTCGTGACGGAGTACCGCGCGCGCTACAACGCCACCCCGGACGGCCTCGCCGCGCTCGGCTATGACGCCGCGGGCGTGCTCACGAGCGCGCTCGAGCGGCTTCGCCAGGAGGATCCGGCCGGGTTCAAGGCCCTGTGCGGGCCGCGGAGCGACAAGCAGAAGCCGGCCCGCGCCAAGCTCCGCGACATGATCGCGTCGACGAAGGACTTCCCGGGCGTGACGGGGCGGATCTCCCTCGACGCTTCGCGGAACGCGGTCAAGCCCGCCGTGTTCCTCGGGATCGAGAACCGAGCGTACAAGTACGTCGCGGCGGTCGAGCCCTAG
- a CDS encoding branched-chain amino acid ABC transporter permease, with protein sequence MQELFQQLANGIAWGSIYALIALGYTMVYGILRLINFAHGDVYMVGAFVAYYLALWTGAGGANASPFAAVLVLLGAMLVCAILGMAIEFFAYRPVRRSSRITALITAIGVSLLLENVGLRVFGADPKFFPQLIAPRRIELPGGVLVTNHQITVVVVSILLMIGLTLFVQRTRTGKAMRAVSFNRDAASLMGIPVNRIITITFAIGSALAAAAGVLVGLTNPKIEPLMGIMPGIKAFVAAVLGGIGSVPGAVIGGLLMGVSEYLVVGYVSSTYRDGIAFVILILVLLIKPAGLLGRNVAEKV encoded by the coding sequence GTGCAGGAGCTCTTCCAGCAGCTCGCAAACGGGATCGCGTGGGGAAGCATTTACGCCCTCATCGCGCTGGGATACACGATGGTCTACGGGATCCTGCGCCTCATCAACTTCGCGCACGGCGACGTCTACATGGTGGGGGCGTTCGTCGCGTACTACCTCGCCCTCTGGACCGGCGCGGGCGGCGCCAACGCCTCGCCGTTCGCCGCCGTTCTGGTGCTCCTCGGCGCGATGCTCGTCTGCGCCATCCTGGGAATGGCGATCGAGTTCTTCGCGTACCGGCCGGTCCGCCGCTCCTCTCGCATCACGGCGCTCATCACGGCGATCGGCGTTTCGCTCCTGCTCGAAAACGTGGGGCTCCGCGTGTTCGGCGCCGACCCCAAGTTCTTTCCGCAGCTGATCGCGCCGCGCCGGATCGAGCTTCCCGGCGGCGTCCTCGTGACGAACCACCAAATCACGGTGGTCGTGGTGTCCATTCTCCTCATGATCGGGCTCACCCTCTTCGTCCAGCGGACGCGGACTGGGAAGGCGATGCGGGCCGTATCGTTCAACCGGGACGCCGCGAGCCTCATGGGGATCCCCGTGAACCGCATCATCACGATCACGTTCGCGATCGGATCGGCCCTCGCGGCCGCGGCCGGCGTGCTGGTGGGGCTCACGAATCCCAAGATCGAGCCCCTCATGGGGATCATGCCCGGGATCAAGGCGTTCGTCGCCGCCGTGCTCGGCGGAATCGGGAGCGTCCCGGGCGCCGTGATCGGCGGACTCCTGATGGGCGTCTCGGAATACCTCGTGGTCGGGTACGTCTCCTCCACCTACCGGGACGGGATCGCGTTCGTGATCCTCATCCTCGTGCTCCTGATCAAGCCGGCGGGGCTCCTGGGAAGGAATGTCGCAGAGAAAGTTTAG
- a CDS encoding branched-chain amino acid ABC transporter permease, translated as MSQRKFSLGRRVLWTAGTLLAAWALDRIAAQAVNPYIYRILVLCGLNAILALSLNLVNGITGQFSIGHAGFMAVGAYTSAAFTVYAVPKLFGVDAAEGGLGAAFPLLCAILLGGACSAVAGFLVGLPSMRLRGDYLAIVTLGFGEIIRVVILNVEAVGGARGFAGVPHRTNLAWVLGGVLGTFVVIRHLMRSYHGRAFLAIREDEIAAESLGVPTTRYKVMAFVIAAFFAGAAGALFAHYTYLHTNSFTFMKSIEVIVMVVLGGMGSLTGSLLGATILTALPEALRFASSDRLIIYSILLIVLMIVRPQGILGRGELSVRGLTRLWRRPRPAGTP; from the coding sequence ATGTCGCAGAGAAAGTTTAGCCTGGGGCGCCGCGTCCTCTGGACCGCGGGGACCCTCCTCGCGGCCTGGGCGCTCGACCGGATCGCCGCCCAGGCGGTCAACCCGTACATCTATCGAATCCTCGTGCTCTGTGGGCTCAACGCGATCCTCGCGCTCAGCCTGAACCTCGTGAACGGGATCACCGGCCAGTTCTCGATCGGACATGCCGGATTCATGGCGGTCGGCGCCTACACCTCGGCCGCGTTCACGGTCTACGCCGTGCCGAAGCTCTTCGGAGTCGATGCCGCGGAGGGAGGGCTCGGCGCCGCCTTCCCGCTCCTCTGCGCGATCCTCCTCGGCGGAGCGTGCAGCGCGGTCGCTGGATTTCTCGTGGGGCTCCCTTCGATGCGGCTCCGCGGCGACTACCTGGCGATCGTGACGCTCGGGTTCGGGGAGATCATTCGGGTCGTCATTCTGAATGTCGAGGCGGTCGGCGGCGCGCGCGGATTCGCGGGGGTTCCGCACCGGACCAATCTCGCGTGGGTGCTGGGCGGCGTGCTCGGCACGTTCGTCGTCATACGCCACCTGATGCGCTCCTATCACGGGAGGGCGTTCCTCGCGATCCGCGAGGACGAGATCGCGGCCGAGTCGCTCGGCGTGCCGACGACGAGGTACAAGGTCATGGCGTTCGTCATCGCGGCCTTCTTCGCGGGCGCGGCGGGCGCTCTCTTCGCCCACTACACGTATCTCCACACGAACAGCTTCACGTTCATGAAGTCGATCGAGGTGATCGTGATGGTGGTGCTTGGAGGCATGGGGAGCCTGACGGGCTCTCTCCTCGGCGCGACCATTCTGACCGCGCTCCCCGAGGCGCTCCGCTTCGCGAGCTCCGATCGCCTCATCATCTATTCGATTCTCCTCATCGTTCTCATGATCGTGCGGCCGCAGGGGATCCTGGGCCGCGGCGAGCTCTCCGTCCGAGGGCTCACCCGGCTGTGGAGGCGGCCGCGGCCGGCCGGGACGCCATGA
- a CDS encoding ABC transporter ATP-binding protein has product MNTAPVPAVSAILALRGVTCMFGGLKAVSDLDLDLPPGILAGLIGPNGAGKTTVFNLITGVYTPTEGEIVFEGKPIHGRPTSAIARGGVARTFQSPRLFAELTCLDNVRIACHTHARARLLDSVLETQRSVDEEADILQRSDALLETFALSQYRDSPARSLPYGQQRRLEIARALAAEPRLLLLDEPAAGLNPQETQTLMELIRQAREFYGLTVLLIEHDMKVVMGICQRITVLDYGVKIAEGDPDRIRSDPAVIEAYLGEGP; this is encoded by the coding sequence ATGAATACTGCTCCCGTCCCCGCCGTCAGCGCGATCCTCGCCCTTCGCGGCGTGACCTGCATGTTCGGCGGGCTCAAGGCCGTCTCGGATCTGGACCTCGATCTTCCGCCGGGCATTCTGGCCGGGCTGATCGGGCCGAACGGAGCGGGGAAGACCACGGTCTTCAACCTGATCACGGGGGTCTACACTCCCACCGAGGGGGAGATCGTCTTCGAGGGGAAGCCGATCCACGGGCGCCCGACGAGCGCGATCGCCCGCGGCGGGGTGGCGCGCACGTTTCAAAGCCCCCGGCTCTTCGCGGAGCTGACCTGTCTCGACAACGTCCGCATCGCCTGCCACACGCATGCGCGCGCCCGGCTCCTCGACAGCGTGCTCGAGACCCAGCGCTCGGTGGACGAGGAGGCCGACATCCTCCAGCGCTCCGACGCGCTGCTCGAGACGTTCGCGCTCTCCCAGTATCGCGACTCGCCGGCGCGCAGTCTTCCGTACGGCCAGCAGCGCCGTCTTGAGATCGCCCGCGCCCTCGCGGCCGAGCCGCGGCTGCTGCTCCTCGACGAGCCCGCGGCCGGGCTCAACCCGCAGGAAACCCAGACGCTGATGGAGCTGATCCGCCAAGCGCGGGAGTTCTACGGGCTCACCGTGCTCCTGATCGAGCACGACATGAAGGTCGTGATGGGAATCTGCCAGCGGATCACGGTGCTCGACTACGGCGTCAAGATCGCGGAGGGGGACCCGGATCGGATCCGGAGCGACCCCGCCGTGATCGAAGCCTATCTGGGAGAAGGACCGTGA